One Ranitomeya imitator isolate aRanImi1 chromosome 1, aRanImi1.pri, whole genome shotgun sequence DNA window includes the following coding sequences:
- the LOC138657827 gene encoding uncharacterized protein: MKDRFNKDLRQEIQVRSGAAARIGKNKYHRLLEFLRPVLAQGTTWSSTLETGSSSGVVPHRTATDQSQPSTSEAASGSTSRSEEQAAGPSDVPFSQSSASFWGSSSHKRQKALDRSLMPKFLHLSSVFQNGLKVMGERLESGLTHINTQDVNQHLNRLEADLRRPAHHFFNQLVQGISEHLTLELQLNVIQACNAAYVQAMQQTRYLQQPQVVHTLHNYTVYLNTEFCCIPLYGHHHAPSCSTPLHRHHHAGCC; the protein is encoded by the exons atgaaggatcgcttcaacaaggacctgagacaggagatccaagttcgcagtggtgctgcagcaaggatcggGAAAAATAAGTACCACCGGTTGTTGGAGTTCCTGAGACCTGTCCTTGCTCAGGGAAC aacctggagcagcaccctcgaaactggatcgtcctctggagtggtccctcatcgaacagccacggaccagtcccagccatccaccagcgaagcAGCAAGTGGGTCGACGTCACGGTCTgaagaacaggcagctggtccgtCAGATGTCCccttttcccagtcctctgcctctttttgggGGAGCTCTTCCCACAAGCGGCAGAAggccttggacaggtcactcatgcccaagtttcttcacttgagctcggtcttccagaatggcctgaAGGTGATGGGAGagagactggaaagtggtctgacccatattaacacacaGGATGTCAACCAACACCTTAACCGTCTGGAAGCCGACCTCCGgagaccagcacaccatttttttaatcagTTAGTGCAGGGCATCTCGGAACACCTTACGCTTGAACTCCAGCTCAATGTGatacaggcctgcaatgctgcttacgttcaggctatgcagcagactcgatACTTACAGCAGCCACAGGTGGTACACACTTTACACAATTACACAGTTTACctcaataccgagttctgctgcataccactgtacggccaccaccatgccccgtcctgcagcacaccactacaccgccaccaccatgccgggTGCTGCTAA